A single region of the Sorex araneus isolate mSorAra2 chromosome 7, mSorAra2.pri, whole genome shotgun sequence genome encodes:
- the B3GALT2 gene encoding beta-1,3-galactosyltransferase 2: protein MLQWRRRYCCFVKMSWNVKRSLFRTHLIGVLSLVFLFAVFLFFNHHDWLPGRAGFKENPVTYTFRGFRSTKSETNHSSLRNIWKETVPQTLRPQTATNSNNTDLSPQGVTGLENTLSANGSIYNEKGTGHPHSYHFKYIINEPDKCQVKNPFLILLIAAEPGQIEARRAIRQTWGNETLAAGIPITRIFLLGLSVKLNGYLQRAILEESRQYHDIIQQEYLDTYYNLTIKTLMGMNWVATYCPHVPYVMKTDSDMFVNTEYLIHKLLKPDLPPRHNYFTGYLMRGYAPNRNKDSKWYMPPELYPSERYPVFCSGTGYVFSGDLAEKIFKVSLSIRRLHLEDVYVGICLAKLRIDPVPPPNEFVFNHWRVSYSSCKYSHLITSHQFQPSELIKYWNHLQQNKHNACANAAKEKAGRYRHRKLH, encoded by the coding sequence ATGCTTCAGTGGAGGAGAAGATACTGCTGCTTTGTGAAGATGAGCTGGAATGTCAAGAGGTCTCTGTTTCGTACTCATCTTATAGGTGTACTTTCTCTGGTGTTTCTTTTTGctgtgtttctgtttttcaatCACCACGACTGGCTGCCAGGCAGGGCTGGATTCAAAGAAAACCCTGTGACATACACTTTCCGTGGATTTCGGTCAACAAAAAGTGAGACAAATCACAGCTCTCTTCGGAACATTTGGAAAGAAACAGTCCCTCAAACACTGAGGCCTCAAACAGCAACTAACTCCAACAACACAGACCTGTCACCACAAGGAGTTACAGGACTAGAGAACACACTTAGTGCCAATGGAAGCATTTACAATGAAAAAGGTACTGGACATCCACATTCTTACCATTTCAAATACATCATCAATGAACCTGACAAATGTCAGGTGAAAAATCCCTTTTTAATCCTACTGATAGCTGCAGAACCTGGACAAATAGAAGCGAGAAGAGCGATCCGACAGACCTGGGGCAATGAAACTCTAGCCGCTGGTATCCCAATTACACGAATTTTTTTGTTGGGCCTAAGTGTTAAGCTAAATGGCTACCTTCAACGTGCAATACTGGAAGAAAGCAGACAATACCATGATATAATTCAACAGGAATATTTAGATACATACTATAATTTGACCATTAAAACACTAATGGGCATGAACTGGGTTGCAACGTATTGTCCACATGTTCCCTATGTTATGAAAACTGATAGTGACATGTTTGTTAACACTGaatatttaatacataaattATTGAAGCCAGACCTGCCTCCCAGACATAACTACTTTACTGGCTACTTAATGAGAGGATACGCACCCAATCGCAACAAAGACAGTAAGTGGTACATGCCACCAGAACTCTACCCAAGTGAGCGCTACCCTGTCTTCTGCTCCGGGACCGGTTATGTTTTTTCTGGAGATCTGGCAGAAAAGATATTTAAAGTGTCTTTAAGCATCCGTCGTTTGCACTTGGAAGATGTCTATGTGGGGATCTGTCTTGCCAAACTGAGGATTGATCCTGTGCCCCCTCCCAATGAGTTCGTATTCAATCACTGGCGAGTTTCTTACTCAAGCTGTAAATACAGTCACCTAATTACCTCTCATCAGTTCCAGCCTAGCGAACTGATAAAATACTGGAACCACTTACAACAAAATAAGCACAACGCCTGTGCCAACGCAG